A stretch of the Orcinus orca chromosome 1, mOrcOrc1.1, whole genome shotgun sequence genome encodes the following:
- the MYOC gene encoding myocilin isoform X2, with protein sequence MPAVQLLLLLACLVWGVGARTAQFRKANDRSGRCQYTFSVASPNESSCLEQGQAMSAIQDLQRDSSEQRAALESTKARLSYLEALLHRLTLGQAATPWDTQEGLQKELELAYSNLVRDKSALEEEKRRLEAENGDLARRLESSSEEVASLRRGLCPQARSTSEDVPPGSKEGCGELIWVGEPVTLRTAETLTGKYGVWMRDPQAAYPYTQETTWRIDTVGTDIRQVFEYDLISQFLQGYPSKVHVLPRPLESTGAVVYQGSLYFQGAESRTVIRYELRTETLKAEKEIPGAGYHGQFPYSWGGYTDIDLAVDETGLWVIYSTEAAKGAIVLSKLNPENLELEQTWETNIRKQSVANAFIICSTLYTISSYSLPDATVNFAYDTSTGSSKALMVPFKNRYKYSSMIDYNPLEKKLFAWDNFNMVTYDIRLSQV encoded by the exons ATGCCAGCtgtccagctgctgctgctgctggcctgTCTGGTATGGGGTGTGGGTGCCAGGACAGCACAGTTCCGGAAGGCCAACGACCGCAGCGGCCGATGCCAGTACACCTTCAGCGTGGCCAGCCCCAATGAGTCCAGCTGCCTCGAGCAGGGCCAGGCCATGTCGGCCATCCAGGACCTGCAGAGAGACAGCAGCGAACAGCGCGCGGCCCTGGAGTCCACCAAAGCCCGGCTCAGCTACCTGGAGGCCCTCCTCCATCGCCTGACCTTGGGCCAGGCTGCCACGCCCTGGGACACCCAGGAGGGGCTGCAGAAGGAGCTGGAGTTAGCCTACAGCAACCTCGTCCGTGACAAGTCAGctctggaggaggagaagagacgACTGGAGGCAGAGAACGGGGATCTGGCCAGGAGGTTGGAAAGCAGTAGCGAGGAGGTAGCGAGCCTGAGGAGGGGCCTGTGTCCCCAGGCCCGCAGCACCTCTGAGGACGTGCCACCAGGCTCCAAGGAAG GATGTGGAGAACTCATTTGGGTAGGAGAACCTGTCACTCTGAGAACAGCTGAAACACTCACGGGCAAGTACGGCGTGTGGATGAGAGACCCCCAGGCCGCCTACCCCTATACCCAGGAGACCACGTGGAGAATCGACACAGTGGGCACAGACATCCGCCAGGTTTTTGAGTATGACCTCATCAGCCAATTCCTGCAGGGCTACCCTTCCAAGGTGCACGTGCTGCCCAGGCCGCTGGAAAGCACAGGCGCCGTGGTGTACCAGGGCAGCCTCTACTTCCAGGGGGCGGAGTCCAGAACGGTGATCAGATACGAGCTGCGCACCGAGACGCTGAAGGCTGAGAAGGAAATCCCTGGAGCCGGCTACCACGGGCAGTTCCCCTATTCCTGGGGCGGCTACACAGACATCGACCTGGCAGTAGATGAGACAGGCCTCTGGGTCATCTACAGCACTGAGGCAGCCAAAGGCGCCATTGTCCTCTCCAAGCTGAACCCAGAGAATCTGGAGCTGGAACAAACCTGGGAGACTAACATCCGTAAGCAGTCGGTGGCCAACGCCTTCATCATCTGCAGCACCTTGTATACCATCAGCAGCTATTCATTGCCTGATGCTACCGTCAACTTCGCATACGACACCAGCACCGGTAGCAGCAAGGCCCTGATGGTCCCGTTCAAGAACCGCTACAAGTACAGCAGCATGATCGACTACAACCCCCTGGAGAAGAAGCTCTTTGCCTGGGACAACTTCAACATGGTCACCTATGACATCAGGCTCTCCCAGGTGTGA
- the MYOC gene encoding myocilin isoform X1: MPAVQLLLLLACLVWGVGARTAQFRKANDRSGRCQYTFSVASPNESSCLEQGQAMSAIQDLQRDSSEQRAALESTKARLSYLEALLHRLTLGQAATPWDTQEGLQKELELAYSNLVRDKSALEEEKRRLEAENGDLARRLESSSEEVASLRRGLCPQARSTSEDVPPGSKEVSKWNLENVDFQELKSELTEVPASRILKESPSGQPRSEEGGTGCGELIWVGEPVTLRTAETLTGKYGVWMRDPQAAYPYTQETTWRIDTVGTDIRQVFEYDLISQFLQGYPSKVHVLPRPLESTGAVVYQGSLYFQGAESRTVIRYELRTETLKAEKEIPGAGYHGQFPYSWGGYTDIDLAVDETGLWVIYSTEAAKGAIVLSKLNPENLELEQTWETNIRKQSVANAFIICSTLYTISSYSLPDATVNFAYDTSTGSSKALMVPFKNRYKYSSMIDYNPLEKKLFAWDNFNMVTYDIRLSQV; this comes from the exons ATGCCAGCtgtccagctgctgctgctgctggcctgTCTGGTATGGGGTGTGGGTGCCAGGACAGCACAGTTCCGGAAGGCCAACGACCGCAGCGGCCGATGCCAGTACACCTTCAGCGTGGCCAGCCCCAATGAGTCCAGCTGCCTCGAGCAGGGCCAGGCCATGTCGGCCATCCAGGACCTGCAGAGAGACAGCAGCGAACAGCGCGCGGCCCTGGAGTCCACCAAAGCCCGGCTCAGCTACCTGGAGGCCCTCCTCCATCGCCTGACCTTGGGCCAGGCTGCCACGCCCTGGGACACCCAGGAGGGGCTGCAGAAGGAGCTGGAGTTAGCCTACAGCAACCTCGTCCGTGACAAGTCAGctctggaggaggagaagagacgACTGGAGGCAGAGAACGGGGATCTGGCCAGGAGGTTGGAAAGCAGTAGCGAGGAGGTAGCGAGCCTGAGGAGGGGCCTGTGTCCCCAGGCCCGCAGCACCTCTGAGGACGTGCCACCAGGCTCCAAGGAAG TTTCTAAATGGAATTTGGAGAACGTGGACTTTCAGGAATTGAAGTCAGAGTTAACTGAGGTTCCTGCTTCCCGAATCTTGAAGGAGAGTCCATCTGGTCAACCCAGGAGTGAAGAGGGAGGCACTG GATGTGGAGAACTCATTTGGGTAGGAGAACCTGTCACTCTGAGAACAGCTGAAACACTCACGGGCAAGTACGGCGTGTGGATGAGAGACCCCCAGGCCGCCTACCCCTATACCCAGGAGACCACGTGGAGAATCGACACAGTGGGCACAGACATCCGCCAGGTTTTTGAGTATGACCTCATCAGCCAATTCCTGCAGGGCTACCCTTCCAAGGTGCACGTGCTGCCCAGGCCGCTGGAAAGCACAGGCGCCGTGGTGTACCAGGGCAGCCTCTACTTCCAGGGGGCGGAGTCCAGAACGGTGATCAGATACGAGCTGCGCACCGAGACGCTGAAGGCTGAGAAGGAAATCCCTGGAGCCGGCTACCACGGGCAGTTCCCCTATTCCTGGGGCGGCTACACAGACATCGACCTGGCAGTAGATGAGACAGGCCTCTGGGTCATCTACAGCACTGAGGCAGCCAAAGGCGCCATTGTCCTCTCCAAGCTGAACCCAGAGAATCTGGAGCTGGAACAAACCTGGGAGACTAACATCCGTAAGCAGTCGGTGGCCAACGCCTTCATCATCTGCAGCACCTTGTATACCATCAGCAGCTATTCATTGCCTGATGCTACCGTCAACTTCGCATACGACACCAGCACCGGTAGCAGCAAGGCCCTGATGGTCCCGTTCAAGAACCGCTACAAGTACAGCAGCATGATCGACTACAACCCCCTGGAGAAGAAGCTCTTTGCCTGGGACAACTTCAACATGGTCACCTATGACATCAGGCTCTCCCAGGTGTGA